The following proteins are co-located in the bacterium genome:
- a CDS encoding cold-shock protein, translating into MEKGTVKWFNAAKGFGFITREQGEDVFVHFNAIMSSGFKTLNEGDKVEFEIEKGPKGLNASNVTVVQ; encoded by the coding sequence ATGGAAAAAGGAACGGTCAAATGGTTCAACGCGGCAAAAGGCTTCGGCTTTATTACCCGCGAACAAGGCGAAGATGTTTTCGTCCATTTCAATGCGATCATGTCAAGTGGATTTAAAACCTTGAATGAGGGCGATAAGGTAGAATTCGAAATTGAAAAAGGTCCCAAGGGACTCAACGCATCGAACGTCACCGTCGTCCAGTAA